In a genomic window of Bemisia tabaci chromosome 1, PGI_BMITA_v3:
- the yip2 gene encoding 3-ketoacyl-CoA thiolase, mitochondrial yields MSIVTKGIFIVGAKRTPFGTFGGSFTKTTSLELQEVAAKAALAAANVNPENVDSVVVGNVLANTAPDSNFLPRHAALRAGVPIEKPALGVNRLCGSGFQSIVSGAQSILVGDSEVVLTGGTDNMSQAPFSVRNIRFGTSLGTKIEFEDTLWTGLTDTHCGLPMALTAEKLGEQFSVTREECDKFAYRSQQQWKKAQDSGVFKEELAPVQVKAKGGVKSIEVDEHPKPETSLEKLGRLPTIFKKNGLVTAGSASGVCDGAGAVVLASEDAVKKYNLKPLARLVAYAIVGVEPSIMGIGPSPAIKNLLKTANKSLNDIDLVEINEAFAAQTLSCAKDLGLDLEKLNVNGGAIALGHPLAASGARITAHLVHELRRKNLKLGVGSACIGGGQGIALLVENAS; encoded by the exons ATGTCTATTGTTACCAAAG GTATTTTTATCGTTGGAGCCAAGCGCACACCATTTGGAACTTTTGGAGGATCATTCACCAAAACCACATCCTTAGAATTGCAAGAAGTTGCCGCTAAAGCAGCCTTAGCCGCTGCTAATGTGAACCCAGAAAATGTTGACTCCGTCGTTGTCGGAAATGTTCTAGCT AACACTGCACCTGATTCCAACTTCTTGCCTCGACATGCAGCCTTAAGGGCAGGAGTCCCAATAGAAAAACCGGCTCTTGGTGTCAATCGCTTGTGTGGCTCTGGTTTTCAATCGATCGTCAGTGGAGCACAG AGCATATTAGTTGGTGATTCAGAGGTCGTCCTCACAGGAGGAACTGACAATATGAGCCAGGCTCCTTTCTCTGTCAGAAACATTAGGTTTGGCACATCTCTTGGCACCAAGATTGAATTTGAGGATACCCTTTGGACAGGTCTCACTGATACGCACTGCGGTTTGCCCATGGCTCTCACTGCAGAAAAGCTTGGAGAACAGTTTTCTGTCACCCGCGAGGAGTGTGACAAATTTGCATACAGATCTCAGCAACAGTGGAAAAAAG CTCAAGATTCTGGAGTTTTCAAGGAAGAGTTGGCACCTGTCCAAGTGAAAGCGAAAGGAGGAGTAAAATCGATAGAAGTTGACGAGCATCCAAAGCCGGAGACAAGCCTAGAAAAATTAGGAAGATTACCAACGATCTTCAAAAAGAATGGTCTTGTCACTGCCGGCTCAGCTTCT gGGGTTTGTGACGGTGCTGGAGCTGTTGTATTAGCTAGTGAAGATGCGGTTAAGAAGTATAATTTAAAACCCCTAGCCAGACTTGTAGCATATGCCATCGTTGGTGTTGAGCCAAGTATCATGGGTATTGGACCATCCCCCGCAATCAAGAATCTCCTGAAGACTGCCAATAAATCCTTAAATGACATCGATTTAGTTGAG ATAAACGAAGCTTTTGCTGCTCAAACACTTTCCTGTGCCAAGGACCTAGGATTagatttagaaaaattgaatgttaacGGTGGAGCCATCGCTCTGGGGCACCCGTTAGCTGCGTCTGGTGCAAGAATCACAGCTCACCTCGTACACGAATTAAG gcgtaaaaatctgaaacttgGAGTTGGCTCTGCATGCATCGGAGGAGGTCAAGGTATTGCACTCCTCGTAGAAAATGCAAGCTGA
- the LOC109043944 gene encoding protein KRI1 homolog: MSEPEDDDRSSSSSEEEDEDAKGVTEEIEKNFLRTLSCLRKRDPKIYDSNVKFFNDEPSEANKESETGKKDKKKSKKESMSVRQYETKLLLEHGPEFVEKDEDEADIQEPSSPTYIEEQKVLKENFKKILDASDSEDDSEGLFKVKEKHKEEKEREEEAFRKWLKGQKEDIEDNETKKDLQYLHDCWTDPNIDKSEEFLKDYILNKRYLEKDDQPNKTALEDLSEEEEELKKAEEFEYKYNFRYEEPDREFLKRYPRDIESSMRRKKDKQEKRRLQREKAKERKLKKFEEKQKEVAELKKKKREELVEQIKKLKELTGNDKLAFEDELMDDDFDSTKFDQKMEEVFNNDFYNDEDTEKPVFEDDDFDYSYYENQEADPEDPNFVMDCDYNPEVAKQKKLEKKLKSKDKKKNALTSTESTELPDEIKSNAEAFEKYIDEFYKYDFEDLIDDLPCRFKYSKVVPNSYGLTIDEILAADDDELEKWCSIKKVDRIRSEHAEKNEAKIYAAKARDEALKRKILPSLYKYKEAEEFDTKPEDEKKKKKKKKKKKSENSTPVTNHASDGDSMAIENTSIKEEIVDSMENSHVGELVNSASKIGIEEAGNSKKKKKKKNMEDETTSHVAKLNAEATNIKQEEDSFIGGELENSTVGNLENSHSNTEIKESCESKKKKKKRKRLEDSVSEEVVINEAVADTSLSPKKKKKRNSETGNDADESVVISNPNTSMKQKKKQVKTESKMNSNSVPARNDHNSPNKNKSRFSKPSSRNSSEFKFKKNNNFNSFGKNRKNDHGGKFTSDNDKFSNSKFKNHNKLKSGKNIKPWQKSKIESNDKLGLSDARLEAYGINPKKFKNKLIYGPKNV; this comes from the exons ATGTCCGAGCCTGAAGATGACGATCGCTCCAGTTCCTCATCTGAAGAAGAGGATGAAGATGCAAAa GGAGTTACAGAAGAGATAGAAAAGAATTTTCTGCGAACCTTGAGCTGTTTAAGGAAGAGAGATCCAAAAATTTATGATtcaaatgtcaaatttttcaatgatgAGCCGTCAGAAGCCAACAAGGAATCTGAGACCGGGaagaaagacaaaaagaaaTCGAAGAAGGAATCAATGTCAGTTCGACAATACGAGACCAAATTATTGCTAGAGCATGGACCTGAATTCGTTGAAAAAGATGAAG ATGAAGCAGACATCCAAGAGCCCTCTTCTCCAACTTATATCGAAGAGCaaaaagttttgaaagaaaatttcaagaaaattttggatgCATCAGACTCAGAGGATGATAGTGAAGGTTTGTTCAAGgtgaaagaaaaacacaaagaagagaaagaaagagaagaagaggcTTTCAGAAAGTGGTTGAAAGGCCAGAAAGAAGATATTGAAGATAATGAAACGAAGAAGGATTTGCAGTATCTGCACGATTGTTGGACCGATCCCAACATTGATAaatctgaagaatttttgaaagattatATTCTGAATAAGAGATACTTGGAGAAGGACGACCAGCCAAATAAAACGGCACTGGAAGATCTGtctgaggaagaagaagagctGAAAAAAGCTGAAGAATTTGAATACAAGTATAACTTCCGATATGAAGAGCCTGacagagaatttttaaaaagatatcCACGAGATATTGAGTCCTCTATGCGGCGCAAGAAAGATAAGCAAGAAAAACGCAGGCTCCAGAGAGAAAAAGCGAAAGAAAGGAAGCTCAAGAAGTTCGAAGAAAAGCAGAAAGAAGTGGCCGAACTCAAAAAGAAGAAACGTGAAGAACTTGTTGAGcaaattaaaaaacttaaagAGCTCACTGGAAATGACAAATTAGCATTTGAA GATGAGTTAATGGATGATGACTTTGATTCTACCAAGTTTGACCAGAAAATGGAAGAGGTATTCAATAACGATTTCTACAATGATGAAGATACAGAGAAGCCTGTTTTTGAGGATGATGATTTTGATTACA GTTACTATGAGAATCAAGAAGCTGATCCTGAGGATCCAAATTTTGTG ATGGACTGTGATTACAACCCTGAAGTTGCCAAACAAAAGAAGCTAGAGAaaaagctgaaatcaaaagacaaaaagaaaaatgctcTCACCTCTACTGAATCGACCGAACTTCCGGATGAAATAAAATCAAACGCTGAGGCCTTCGAAAAGTATATTGACGAGTTTTACAAGTATGATTTTGAGGATTTGATTGATGATCTTCCCTGCAGGTTCAAATACTCCAAAGTTGTTCCCAATAGCTATGGTCTGACCATAGATGAG ATCCTCGCAGCTGATGATGATGAATTAGAAAAGTGGTGCTCCATCAAGAAAGTTGACCGGATTAGATCAGAACACGCtgagaaaaatgaagcaaaaatttACGCTGCTAAAGCTCGAGATGAagctttgaaaagaaaaattctccCTAGTTTGTATAAGTACAA ggaagCGGAAGAATTCGATACAAAACCTGAAgatgagaagaagaagaaaaagaaaaagaagaagaagaaatcagaaaattctACACCAGTGACCAACCATGCCTCAGATGGTGATTCAATGGCAATTGAAAATACTTCTATCAAAGAAGAAATAGTAGACTCAATGGAGAATAGTCATGTGGGTGAACTGGTAAATTCTGCCTCCAAAATAGGGATTGAAGAAGCTGgtaattctaaaaaaaagaagaagaagaaaaatatggaaGATGAAACTACTTCCCACGTTGCTAAGTTGAATGCAGAAGCCACTAATATTAAGCAGGAAGAGGATAGTTTTATTGGGGGAGAATTAGAAAATTCAACCGTAGGTAACCTAGAAAATTCTCACTCAAACACAGAGATAAAAGAATCCTGTGaatcaaagaaaaagaagaaaaaaaggaaaaggctGGAAGACAGTGTGTCAGAAGAAGTTGTGATAAATGAAGCTGTTGCTGACACAAGTCTATcaccaaaaaagaagaaaaaaaggaattcagAGACTGGAAATGATGCAGATGAGTCTGTTGTAATTTCAAACCCTAACACATCGatgaaacagaaaaagaaacaagTGAAAACAGAAAGCAAAATGAATTCAAACAGTGTTCCGGCCAGAAATGACCACAACTCaccaaacaaaaataaaagtcgATTCTCTAAACCATCCTCTAGAAATTCAAGTGAATTCAAGtttaagaagaataataattttaattcatttggaAAGAATCGTAAGAATGACCATGGTGGAAAATTTACGTCTGATAatgacaaattttcaaatagtaaattcaaaaatcataaCAAACttaaatcagggaaaaatatcaAACCGTGGCAGAAGTCAAAAATAGAAAGTAATGATAAATTAGGTCTTTCAGATGCACGTTTGGAAGCGTACGGTATCAATCCTAAAAAGTTCAAGAATAAATTAATCTATGGCCCTAAAAACGTATGA
- the Uba5 gene encoding ubiquitin-like modifier-activating enzyme 5 → MSTVEELQKRVAELEAILKDKNDFTGSKREKIAEMSAEVVDSNPYSRLMALKRMGIVNNYEKIREYTVAVVGVGGVGSVTAEMLTRCGIGKLILFDYDKVELANMNRLFFQPHQAGLSKVEAAARTLSFINPDVVMETHNYNITTIDNFQHFMDRISEGGLNGGAVDLVLSCVDNFEARMAINVACNTLGQTWFESGVSENAVSGHIQLIIPGESACFACAPPLVVASNIDEKTLKKDGVCAASLPTTMGVVAGFLVQNTLKKLLNFGEVSWYLGYSALSDFFPKMKLRPNPTCEDSYCRARQKEFNEKPKPVVADVPAETIKEVHEDNEWGICLVDETSQDAEPETKNNLELVEGVRAAYTVPETCPTQGPTIEDTEVSLDELMKQMKSL, encoded by the exons ATGAGTACCGTGGAAGAACTTCAGAAAAGAGTTGCTGAACTAGAAGCAATTCTGAAAGACAAGAATGATTTTACAGGgagtaaaagagagaaaattgcagaaatgtCAGCGGAAGTTGTCGATTCAAATCCTTACAG tcgACTCATGGCGCTGAAAAGGATGGGCATAGTGAATAATTATGAGAAAATTCGTGAATACACTGTTGCTGTGGTAGGAGTTGGAGGAGTAGGAAGTGTTACCGCTGAAATGCTTACTCGTTGTGGTATAGGTAAA TTAATTCTCTTTGACTATGATAAAGTTGAACTTGCTAATATGAATCGTCTTTTCTTCCAACCACATCAAGCTGGACTCTCAAAAGTCGAGGCAGCTGCAAGAACATTATCATTCATAAATCCTGATGTTGTGATGGAAACCCACAATTACAATATTACGACGATAGATAATTTCCAGCATTTTATGGATCGAATTAG TGAAGGTGGGTTAAATGGTGGAGCTGTGGATTTAGTATTAAGTTGTGTAGATAATTTTGAAGCTCGAATGGCCATAAACGTGGCATGCAATACATTAGGACAAACTTGGTTTGAATCTGGCGTCTCGGAGAATGCAGTTTCAGGACACATACAGCTCATCATCCCAGGAGAGTCAGCATGTTTTGCa tgtgcACCGCCTCTAGTTGTAGCCTCAAATATTGATgagaaaacactgaaaaaagatgGCGTTTGTGCAGCCAGTTTACCTACAACTATGGGAGTAGTAGCAGGATTCCTCGTTCAAAATACTCTGAA GAAATTACTCAACTTTGGTGAAGTATCATGGTACCTAGGTTACAGTGCCCTCAGTGACTTTTTCCCAAAAATGAAACTACGTCCAAATCCAACGTGTGAGGATAGTTATTGCCGAGCCAGGCAAAAGGAATTCAATGAAAAACCGAAACCTGTTGTTGCTGATGTACCCGCTGAAACTATAAAGGAAGTCCATGAAGATAATGAATGGG GGATCTGTCTTGTTGACGAAACATCTCAAGATGCTGAACCGGAGACTAAAAATAATTTGGAACTCGTCGAAGGAGTGCGTGCTGCCTACACAGTTCCTGAAACATGTCCGACGCAAGGACCCACTATTGAGGACACTGAAGTCAGCTTAGACGAATTAATGAAACAAATGAAATCGCTCTGA